A genomic region of Clostridia bacterium contains the following coding sequences:
- the phoU gene encoding phosphate signaling complex protein PhoU, which translates to MSARVIYDQELKCLKNNILKMGAAVENRIQEAIKALIKKDINLAQQILQQDEQINKMEVYIQDRCVKLIATQQPLAGDLRMITTALKIITDLERVGDHAVDISQIVFKLADEQYIKPLLDIPRMSQLCIEMLSRSLDAYVKNDIELSKKVCLLDDEIDGLYEQILRELLIIMMQDAKTITQATYFLLIAKYLERVADHATNIAEWVIYNVTGKQEDLNK; encoded by the coding sequence ATGAGTGCAAGAGTTATATATGACCAAGAGCTAAAATGTTTGAAAAATAATATATTAAAGATGGGCGCAGCGGTAGAAAATAGAATACAAGAAGCCATAAAGGCATTAATAAAAAAAGATATAAATCTGGCACAACAAATATTGCAACAGGATGAACAGATAAATAAGATGGAAGTGTATATTCAAGACAGGTGTGTAAAGCTGATCGCAACTCAACAGCCTTTGGCAGGAGATTTAAGGATGATAACAACTGCATTAAAGATAATCACCGATTTGGAGAGGGTAGGAGATCATGCTGTGGATATTTCTCAAATAGTTTTTAAATTGGCTGATGAGCAATATATAAAGCCACTTTTAGATATTCCTAGGATGTCCCAGCTGTGTATTGAGATGCTCAGCCGCTCGCTGGATGCATATGTGAAAAACGATATAGAGTTATCAAAAAAGGTGTGTCTTCTAGATGATGAGATTGATGGATTATATGAGCAGATATTGAGAGAGCTGCTTATTATAATGATGCAAGATGCTAAAACTATCACGCAAGCTACCTATTTTCTGCTCATTGCAAAATATTTGGAAAGGGTTGCCGATCATGCAACAAACATAGCAGAATGGGTTATATACAATGTGACAGGGAAACAGGAAGATCTAAATAAATAA
- a CDS encoding DUF1614 domain-containing protein has protein sequence MPIGLLLLVVIAILVFFGVAHRVLDRLRLSDKGALLFLGAFIIGSFIPDIPLGNKLTINIAGAVIPLILVIYLFVKAGTGKEKLRAILASIVAGVAVFFSAKLLPAEPEAIFIDPLYVYGIVGGVVAYIFGRSRRSAFIAGVLGVMIADIAQAVINYTKGIPGPLRLGGAGVLDATVISGLIAVLLAEVVGEIREKMQGGTDKKDMDYENAEFASMLGTDKDKIKPFKNRDKRREGEDD, from the coding sequence GTGCCAATTGGTTTGCTTTTGCTAGTTGTAATTGCAATTTTAGTTTTCTTTGGAGTGGCGCACAGGGTTTTGGATAGGTTGAGATTAAGTGACAAAGGGGCATTGCTTTTTTTGGGTGCTTTTATTATTGGGAGCTTTATTCCAGATATACCTTTAGGTAATAAATTAACGATAAATATAGCAGGTGCTGTAATTCCTTTGATACTTGTTATATATCTTTTTGTAAAAGCAGGAACAGGAAAAGAAAAATTGAGGGCTATACTTGCAAGCATTGTTGCCGGTGTTGCTGTTTTTTTCAGCGCTAAACTTTTGCCTGCAGAACCGGAGGCTATATTTATTGATCCTCTTTATGTATACGGAATAGTAGGCGGAGTTGTAGCATATATTTTTGGGCGCTCTAGGAGGAGTGCATTTATCGCTGGGGTATTAGGTGTCATGATAGCAGATATCGCTCAAGCCGTGATAAATTATACCAAAGGTATTCCCGGTCCCTTGAGGCTTGGAGGTGCAGGAGTGCTGGACGCAACAGTTATTTCAGGGCTGATTGCAGTGCTTCTTGCAGAGGTTGTAGGGGAAATAAGGGAAAAGATGCAAGGTGGAACAGATAAAAAAGATATGGACTATGAAAATGCTGAATTTGCCAGTATGTTGGGCACAGATAAGGATAAGATTAAGCCCTTCAAAAATAGAGATAAAAGGAGAGAAGGTGAGGATGATTAA
- a CDS encoding C4-type zinc ribbon domain-containing protein — protein MKQANLLFRYQTLDDMLLKYNKQKEESDKRKKLLKLKKYLIIQNRKLKSITSEVDDKNKVYRKISSVVEDLTYNLKGDHERLYSGEISDIKQLEHLQNNAERYKREINNKEEELINLIDQIKVMEDNINKIRVKMAKGKKEYMKINKLHKQEMGTINSKIDEIKDEMEKVEKKIEPELLKRYKNARKFKKIVVAKLKQNKCSGCNMTIPFALIDKLKNEDEIVECETCGRVICIE, from the coding sequence ATGAAACAAGCAAATTTGCTTTTTAGATATCAAACTTTAGACGATATGCTTTTAAAGTACAATAAACAAAAAGAAGAGTCTGATAAAAGAAAAAAGCTGCTAAAATTAAAAAAGTATTTAATAATACAAAACCGTAAATTAAAATCTATAACCAGCGAGGTAGATGATAAGAATAAAGTCTATAGAAAGATCAGCAGTGTGGTAGAGGATCTAACGTATAATCTAAAAGGTGACCATGAACGGCTTTATAGTGGTGAAATTAGCGATATCAAGCAATTGGAACATTTACAAAATAATGCTGAACGATATAAAAGGGAGATAAACAACAAGGAAGAAGAGCTTATCAATTTGATTGATCAGATAAAAGTTATGGAAGATAATATTAACAAAATAAGGGTGAAAATGGCCAAAGGTAAAAAAGAATATATGAAAATAAATAAATTGCATAAGCAAGAAATGGGCACAATAAATAGCAAAATAGATGAGATAAAAGATGAAATGGAGAAGGTGGAAAAGAAAATAGAGCCAGAGTTATTAAAGAGATATAAAAATGCTCGAAAGTTTAAAAAGATTGTGGTGGCAAAACTAAAGCAGAATAAATGCAGCGGATGTAATATGACTATTCCTTTTGCATTGATAGACAAATTGAAAAATGAAGATGAAATTGTGGAATGTGAAACCTGTGGCAGAGTAATCTGCATAGAATAA
- a CDS encoding YIEGIA family protein → MDSVEELIIFGIVMGTFARFYLLRVDFRQYPSYPQGYVIHLTIGMIAAALGAVAFPALIKKEYTAVTFLAVALQQFREIRGMERESLNKIEETELIKRGTAYIEDIAKTFEARNYIVLITSLATSIMIYLTHSVAIGILSGIVVVVSLKKIMDKTTIGQVADVKRGDIKFIGALLKIDDIVMMNVGLKEARQKIMEKGVAISIKPKDDNTRITLGNIGQRQAIVHDISVLFGILKETDEPEFSSIAKRDPKTGDVAIFIIPKEPDIDLIIEAVKRLPILESAKRYPLFSETGRKAAD, encoded by the coding sequence ATGGATAGTGTTGAAGAGCTGATTATTTTCGGTATAGTAATGGGTACATTTGCCAGGTTTTATTTACTAAGGGTTGATTTTAGACAGTATCCCAGTTATCCTCAAGGATATGTAATACATCTTACTATCGGTATGATTGCAGCGGCGTTGGGGGCAGTGGCATTTCCCGCTCTTATCAAAAAAGAATACACAGCTGTTACTTTTTTAGCAGTTGCACTTCAACAGTTCAGAGAGATAAGAGGAATGGAGAGGGAAAGCCTAAACAAGATAGAAGAAACAGAGCTCATCAAGAGAGGAACAGCTTATATAGAGGATATTGCAAAAACATTTGAAGCAAGAAATTACATTGTATTGATAACGTCCTTGGCTACTTCTATAATGATTTACCTGACACACAGTGTGGCTATAGGAATATTGTCAGGTATTGTAGTTGTTGTTTCACTCAAAAAGATAATGGACAAGACTACTATAGGGCAAGTGGCAGATGTGAAGAGAGGGGATATCAAATTTATCGGAGCCCTATTGAAGATAGATGATATAGTGATGATGAATGTTGGGCTCAAAGAAGCTAGGCAAAAGATAATGGAAAAAGGTGTAGCTATATCAATAAAGCCTAAAGATGACAATACAAGAATTACTCTAGGTAATATAGGACAAAGGCAGGCAATAGTTCATGATATTTCAGTATTGTTTGGAATACTGAAAGAAACTGATGAACCGGAATTTTCTTCAATAGCAAAAAGAGATCCAAAAACCGGAGATGTTGCAATATTTATAATACCCAAAGAGCCGGATATAGATTTGATAATAGAAGCAGTTAAGAGATTACCTATTTTAGAGAGTGCAAAGAGGTATCCATTATTTTCAGAGACTGGAAGGAAGGCTGCTGACTAG
- the pstB gene encoding phosphate ABC transporter ATP-binding protein PstB: protein MDNNKIIIEKMNLFYGDFQALKDINVTIESNKVIALIGPSGCGKSTFLKSINRMNDLVENARITGKILIDERDIFEDFDVIELRKKVGMVFQKPNPFPMSIYDNIAYGPRVHGIKARNKLNDIVEASLKNAALWDEVKDRLNGNALGLSGGQQQRLCIARVLAVEPEIVLMDEPTSALDPISTGKIEELIENLKHKYTIVIVTHNMQQAGRISDYTAFFLMGEVVEMGKTQDIFYKPKDKRTEDYITGRFG, encoded by the coding sequence ATGGATAACAACAAGATTATAATTGAAAAAATGAATTTATTTTATGGGGATTTTCAGGCATTAAAAGATATAAATGTAACAATAGAAAGCAACAAAGTTATAGCATTGATAGGACCTTCAGGATGTGGTAAATCAACTTTCCTTAAATCAATAAACAGAATGAATGATCTTGTAGAAAATGCAAGAATAACGGGCAAAATATTGATAGATGAAAGAGATATATTCGAAGATTTTGATGTGATAGAGCTCAGAAAAAAAGTAGGAATGGTGTTTCAAAAGCCTAATCCATTTCCTATGAGCATATATGATAATATCGCATATGGCCCTAGAGTGCATGGCATAAAAGCCAGAAATAAATTAAATGATATTGTTGAAGCAAGTTTAAAAAATGCTGCGTTGTGGGATGAAGTAAAAGACAGATTGAATGGAAATGCCCTTGGACTGTCCGGCGGTCAACAGCAGAGACTTTGTATAGCAAGGGTGCTTGCGGTGGAGCCGGAAATAGTATTGATGGATGAACCTACATCCGCCCTTGACCCGATATCTACAGGAAAGATAGAGGAACTTATTGAGAACCTTAAACACAAGTATACTATAGTGATTGTTACCCATAATATGCAACAGGCAGGGAGGATATCGGATTATACGGCATTTTTCCTGATGGGTGAAGTGGTAGAGATGGGAAAGACCCAGGATATATTTTATAAACCTAAAGATAAAAGGACAGAAGATTATATTACCGGAAGATTTGGTTGA
- a CDS encoding DUF3189 family protein has protein sequence MKIIYSSYFGSYLPVVASAMHLDILTPFVLPTFEQIFGLPYFGPKYSRMYGNFFYIGMDEYNNEVYTIGCKNLSDVMQRAHKSISSFFNLDDIQYYDIDEGEMGKIKIRIAENLLLLQTTSEISERIIYSHIKNRYLNISKTVLKVKKEIQEVE, from the coding sequence TTGAAGATAATATATTCTAGCTATTTTGGAAGCTATTTGCCGGTTGTTGCATCAGCAATGCACTTAGATATACTGACTCCTTTTGTGCTCCCCACCTTTGAACAAATTTTTGGTTTGCCATACTTTGGGCCTAAGTATTCAAGGATGTACGGCAATTTTTTTTATATAGGGATGGATGAGTACAACAACGAGGTATATACTATAGGGTGTAAGAATTTATCCGATGTAATGCAAAGAGCACATAAAAGCATATCTTCTTTTTTTAATTTAGATGATATACAATATTATGATATAGATGAGGGTGAAATGGGCAAAATCAAAATAAGGATAGCTGAGAATCTTTTATTATTACAGACTACAAGTGAAATATCGGAACGCATTATATACAGTCATATAAAAAACAGATATTTAAACATATCAAAGACCGTCCTAAAAGTAAAAAAAGAGATTCAGGAGGTCGAATAA
- a CDS encoding DUF3189 family protein yields the protein MYIFYACYGSAHTSITAASIHLGYLPDDHVPLADEFNKVPFYDQMPPEKIGSPLYMGIDSYRNQIFSIGMKSSRKIVTNSIYSLLNINGVKKNIIIINSLIDLNLFTMTGGFMSRRMNWVLIGRPLTVYGIRKSYRKLVDLVESVKNTVAMHGR from the coding sequence ATGTATATTTTCTATGCTTGCTACGGCAGTGCTCACACATCTATAACTGCTGCTAGCATTCACTTGGGATATTTGCCTGATGACCATGTACCATTAGCTGATGAATTTAATAAAGTTCCTTTTTATGATCAGATGCCTCCAGAGAAGATTGGTAGCCCTTTATATATGGGGATAGATAGCTATAGAAACCAAATATTTTCTATAGGAATGAAGTCTTCGCGGAAGATTGTTACCAATTCAATATATAGCTTATTGAACATAAATGGTGTTAAAAAAAATATCATAATAATAAATTCGTTAATTGATTTAAATTTATTTACAATGACGGGAGGTTTTATGTCCAGAAGAATGAACTGGGTTTTGATAGGTAGACCTCTTACTGTATACGGAATAAGAAAAAGCTATAGAAAGCTTGTTGATCTGGTTGAAAGTGTGAAAAACACAGTAGCCATGCATGGTAGATAG
- a CDS encoding stage II sporulation protein P, translating to MIKKTIAFVLLMITILFCIGPYDAHADDWFEDGYGYYTVYKDDGKVLFMIASQVSVGDEYISGDNKSYEIYKVDDNQKEAYAKYIEDIKLPEIDLDEILPSAAQKKGTVVLYCTHSDESYVPTDGTESKEHKGGIFEVARSLKKGFENNGVDAILDETVHTPHDAGAYRRSRRTVANLLKNKPDAIFDVHRDAVPKEAYVKDIEGMPATKVRLVIGRRNQNSNANKQVALKIKSVSDKMYPGLVKDIYMGEGNYNQEIAPRALLLEMGTYSHKRERAEKSAEMFADVATAALFGGTTKRAETKEKPGVDREEDISAITKSSKGATSGIFWVILILVVGGGLFLFLSSGRKEFRSKISKMTKEEFANFLGRRKNPKE from the coding sequence ATGATTAAAAAGACAATAGCATTTGTATTATTGATGATTACTATTCTATTTTGTATTGGTCCTTACGATGCCCACGCCGATGATTGGTTTGAAGATGGATATGGATATTATACTGTTTATAAAGATGATGGAAAAGTACTCTTTATGATTGCAAGCCAAGTTAGCGTAGGCGATGAATATATAAGCGGGGATAATAAAAGCTATGAGATATATAAGGTAGATGACAATCAAAAGGAGGCATATGCAAAATATATTGAAGACATAAAACTTCCGGAGATAGATTTAGATGAAATATTGCCCTCGGCAGCACAGAAAAAGGGCACTGTAGTGTTATACTGTACCCATAGTGATGAATCTTACGTGCCTACTGATGGCACAGAGAGTAAAGAACATAAGGGAGGTATATTTGAGGTTGCCCGTTCTTTGAAGAAAGGATTTGAAAATAACGGAGTAGATGCCATACTGGATGAAACAGTTCATACTCCCCATGATGCAGGTGCATACAGGCGGTCGAGGAGGACGGTTGCAAATTTGCTTAAAAATAAACCGGATGCTATATTCGATGTGCACAGGGATGCAGTGCCCAAAGAAGCCTATGTTAAAGACATAGAAGGTATGCCCGCTACCAAGGTGAGGTTGGTAATAGGCAGAAGAAATCAAAACAGCAATGCAAACAAACAAGTTGCATTAAAGATTAAATCGGTTTCTGACAAGATGTATCCAGGACTAGTAAAGGATATATATATGGGAGAAGGTAATTACAACCAGGAGATTGCCCCCAGAGCTCTTTTGTTGGAGATGGGAACATATTCTCACAAGAGAGAGAGAGCAGAAAAATCAGCGGAAATGTTTGCAGATGTAGCTACTGCTGCGCTATTCGGGGGTACTACCAAACGTGCTGAGACAAAGGAGAAACCGGGAGTGGACAGGGAGGAGGACATTTCTGCAATAACTAAAAGCAGTAAGGGAGCTACTAGCGGTATATTTTGGGTTATTTTAATATTGGTTGTTGGTGGAGGCCTTTTCCTATTCTTAAGTTCAGGCAGAAAAGAGTTTAGATCCAAGATTTCAAAAATGACTAAAGAGGAGTTTGCCAATTTTCTAGGTAGAAGAAAAAATCCCAAAGAATAG
- a CDS encoding Nif3-like dinuclear metal center hexameric protein → MGCEASRVIEILEEIAPSYLAESWDNSGLQIGSRDIKVAKIMVALDLTFGVVRQAEQDGVDMIVTHHPFLFDGVKSIDLDTFTGKLISRIIKNDIVVYSAHTNLDIAPEGVNQQLANIFKLKETQLLYETYSEEYFKLVVFVPEGYQDDVRSAITEQGAGWVGNYSGCTFQMSGMGTFIPMQGTSPFIGKQGKLEKVKEYRMETIVRKRDLYKVIDAMIKSHPYEEVAYDVYPLKNKLNTYGLGKIGKVHHIMNLKEYAEFVKNQLNIKSLNVAGNMEKSIKKVAVCGGSGSSLIDCAVSKNADLFITGDIKYHDAQRAVNSGLCIIDAGHYNTEVIILPFLINYLKKFFKEQALDVEVVGYSGDEQIIYNL, encoded by the coding sequence ATGGGTTGCGAAGCAAGCAGAGTGATTGAAATTTTGGAAGAAATCGCACCTTCATATCTTGCAGAGAGTTGGGACAACTCCGGATTACAGATTGGAAGCCGTGATATAAAAGTTGCAAAAATTATGGTGGCACTTGATTTAACCTTTGGTGTAGTTCGTCAGGCTGAACAAGATGGTGTGGATATGATTGTTACCCATCATCCCTTTTTGTTTGATGGAGTCAAATCTATCGACTTGGATACCTTTACAGGAAAACTCATATCTAGGATAATAAAAAACGATATTGTTGTTTATTCAGCTCATACCAATTTAGATATTGCACCTGAAGGGGTGAATCAACAACTTGCGAATATATTCAAACTGAAGGAAACCCAACTGTTATATGAGACATATTCAGAAGAATATTTTAAGTTAGTGGTTTTTGTGCCGGAAGGATATCAGGATGATGTGAGAAGTGCCATTACGGAACAAGGAGCAGGCTGGGTTGGTAATTATAGCGGCTGTACGTTTCAAATGTCAGGAATGGGGACTTTTATTCCTATGCAAGGAACCTCCCCTTTTATAGGAAAACAAGGGAAGCTGGAAAAAGTTAAAGAATATAGGATGGAAACGATAGTCAGAAAAAGAGATTTATATAAGGTCATAGATGCCATGATAAAGTCTCATCCATATGAAGAGGTTGCATACGATGTATATCCTTTGAAAAATAAATTAAATACATATGGTCTAGGGAAGATAGGAAAAGTTCATCACATAATGAACTTAAAAGAGTATGCAGAGTTTGTAAAGAATCAATTGAATATTAAAAGTTTAAATGTTGCAGGCAATATGGAAAAAAGCATAAAAAAGGTAGCTGTATGCGGGGGCAGTGGTTCCAGTCTTATAGATTGTGCAGTTTCAAAAAATGCAGATTTGTTTATAACGGGAGATATAAAGTATCATGATGCTCAAAGAGCAGTAAATTCCGGTTTATGCATAATAGATGCGGGACATTATAATACAGAGGTTATCATACTGCCTTTTTTGATCAATTATTTAAAAAAGTTTTTTAAGGAACAGGCACTGGATGTAGAAGTTGTTGGTTATTCTGGTGATGAACAGATAATTTATAATTTGTAA
- a CDS encoding phosphate ABC transporter substrate-binding protein: protein MLKKLFKLSLFLLMGIFVFGLLSGCGTGVDDDQEQDAVGDQNDDRTSGLSGSFTIAGSTSVQPLSEELVKEFVKLNPDVQIDVNGGGSSAGMKLVSEGGCDLGAASRNLKDEELAAGLEPVVIAKDGIAIVVHNDNPISELTVEQIANIYRGEISNWSQLGGEDSEITIVNRDEASGTRGAFHELVVGEENEFTQDAIIQSSQNGVKEAVKGDKNAIGYISMGILDESVKGLIIEGVQPNEENVLSGDYKIARPFNYATNGKPDGLVKEYIDWVLSDHGQDIVAKEYIPIK, encoded by the coding sequence ATGTTAAAAAAATTATTTAAGTTGAGTTTATTTTTATTGATGGGAATATTTGTGTTTGGATTGTTATCCGGATGCGGCACTGGTGTTGATGATGATCAAGAACAGGATGCTGTTGGGGATCAGAACGATGATCGAACAAGTGGGCTATCAGGCAGTTTTACAATCGCAGGGTCTACCTCTGTACAACCCCTATCTGAAGAACTGGTAAAAGAATTTGTTAAACTGAATCCAGATGTGCAAATCGATGTTAATGGAGGCGGCTCATCGGCTGGGATGAAATTGGTCAGTGAAGGAGGTTGTGATTTAGGGGCAGCCTCTAGGAATTTAAAAGATGAAGAATTGGCTGCTGGATTAGAACCTGTAGTCATTGCAAAAGACGGTATAGCAATAGTAGTACACAATGACAATCCAATAAGCGAGCTAACGGTAGAGCAAATAGCTAATATATATAGAGGGGAAATTTCTAATTGGAGCCAGTTGGGAGGAGAAGATTCTGAAATAACTATTGTAAACCGGGATGAAGCGTCAGGTACAAGAGGAGCTTTCCATGAACTGGTAGTAGGTGAAGAAAATGAGTTTACCCAGGATGCCATAATACAGTCATCGCAAAATGGGGTAAAGGAAGCAGTAAAGGGAGATAAAAATGCTATAGGTTATATATCAATGGGAATACTGGATGAATCAGTAAAAGGCTTGATCATAGAAGGTGTACAACCTAATGAAGAAAATGTATTGTCTGGGGACTATAAAATCGCAAGGCCTTTCAACTATGCTACTAATGGAAAACCTGATGGTTTGGTAAAGGAATATATCGACTGGGTATTGAGCGATCATGGGCAGGATATAGTCGCTAAGGAATATATCCCGATAAAATAA
- a CDS encoding class I SAM-dependent methyltransferase, translating to MKLPVRLAAIAKNVGICDTVADVGTDHALIPIYLIRQKVCKKVIATDINYGPLEKAQVNIKKYNLQNMIQLRRGNGLSVLEGEKVDCLVISGMGGLLIKKILSEGKDIIKYVGRLVLQPNGAEYELRKSFYDIGLSIVDEQLIRDRSKYYQIIVCHPGNMKKYDFIELDIGPKIIQKKDPLLEDFLVFRISRINQVLNSLENVKDDDSVVKIKYYENLLNSYKEVLKWVAKQAE from the coding sequence ATGAAATTACCTGTTAGATTAGCAGCCATAGCCAAAAATGTAGGAATCTGCGATACAGTGGCAGATGTGGGTACTGATCATGCCCTCATTCCGATATATTTGATCCGGCAAAAAGTTTGCAAAAAAGTGATAGCTACCGATATAAATTACGGTCCCCTTGAAAAGGCACAAGTAAATATTAAAAAATATAACTTGCAAAATATGATACAATTGAGAAGAGGAAACGGACTCAGCGTTCTTGAAGGGGAAAAAGTTGACTGTTTAGTTATTTCCGGAATGGGAGGATTATTGATAAAGAAGATTTTATCAGAAGGTAAAGATATCATCAAGTATGTGGGCAGGTTGGTGTTGCAACCTAATGGAGCGGAGTACGAACTAAGAAAGTCTTTCTATGATATAGGTCTTAGTATAGTTGATGAGCAATTAATAAGGGACAGAAGCAAGTATTATCAAATAATTGTGTGCCATCCCGGAAATATGAAAAAATATGATTTTATAGAACTGGATATTGGTCCGAAGATCATTCAAAAAAAAGATCCCTTGCTTGAAGATTTTCTGGTTTTTAGAATAAGTAGAATAAATCAGGTTTTGAATAGTTTGGAAAACGTTAAAGATGATGATTCTGTAGTGAAGATAAAATATTATGAGAATTTATTAAATTCTTATAAGGAGGTATTGAAATGGGTTGCGAAGCAAGCAGAGTGA
- the pstA gene encoding phosphate ABC transporter permease PstA, translating into MNKIRLGEKIATFILWIVSAISVFILIAIIGHIMIQGIPHINWEFLTEEPENMGKSGGIYSIIISTIYIVGISLVISVPIGVCAAIYLAEYAKEGKGVRIIRFTIETLAGIPSIIFGLFGMVFFVLFLKLGLSVLSGGLTLSLMILPTLIRTSEEAIRSVPREYREGSLALGASKWQTISRVVLPSALSGIITGIILGIGRAVGESAALMLTAGGTLGIPNNVLRPGRTMAVHIYIMASEGLSMQNTYGTAAVLIILIMIINFAANRAMKKMIAITSVRGQAKNG; encoded by the coding sequence TTGAATAAGATCAGGCTGGGAGAGAAAATAGCTACTTTTATATTGTGGATAGTTTCTGCAATAAGTGTTTTTATATTGATTGCGATAATAGGCCATATAATGATACAGGGTATTCCTCATATAAACTGGGAGTTTCTAACCGAGGAACCAGAGAATATGGGAAAGAGTGGAGGAATATACTCTATAATCATTTCAACGATTTATATTGTAGGAATATCACTTGTTATCTCCGTCCCCATAGGCGTTTGTGCTGCAATTTATTTGGCGGAATACGCAAAAGAAGGGAAAGGTGTAAGGATCATTAGATTTACTATTGAAACTTTGGCAGGGATCCCTTCAATTATCTTTGGATTATTTGGTATGGTGTTTTTTGTTTTATTTTTAAAGCTGGGATTGTCTGTCTTATCGGGAGGATTGACATTGTCACTTATGATTTTGCCTACATTGATAAGGACATCAGAAGAGGCAATCAGATCTGTTCCAAGGGAGTATAGGGAAGGAAGTCTAGCACTAGGAGCTTCAAAGTGGCAGACGATAAGCAGAGTCGTTCTTCCTTCCGCACTGTCAGGTATAATCACAGGGATAATACTAGGTATAGGTAGAGCTGTAGGAGAATCAGCAGCATTGATGTTGACTGCAGGAGGGACATTAGGGATACCGAACAATGTTTTGCGTCCAGGAAGAACTATGGCTGTACACATATATATTATGGCTTCAGAAGGGTTGTCTATGCAAAACACTTATGGAACAGCAGCGGTATTGATAATTCTCATCATGATTATAAATTTTGCAGCAAATAGGGCGATGAAAAAGATGATAGCTATAACATCAGTTAGGGGGCAAGCAAAGAATGGATAA
- the pstC gene encoding phosphate ABC transporter permease subunit PstC, protein MNLKERIIKNILFSCALVTALSVVLITIFIFKEGFPIFFKAGLGEFLFGTKWLPTEGYFGIFPMIVGSVYVTIGALLLGVPVGISCAIFLAKIAKPKMANAIRPAIELLAGIPSVIYGFYGLIVIRPIIAKYFSGNGFSILTASIVLAIMILPTIINISEVSIKAVPIEYERDSLALGASRWQTIKRVILPAARNGIMTSIVLGLGRAIGETMAVMMVAGNRPMMPDSLFNPVRTLTSNIAIDMSYATGDHQSALFSTGVVLFVFIMVLNAIVNFIPRKVGE, encoded by the coding sequence TTGAATTTAAAAGAAAGAATAATAAAAAATATATTGTTTTCATGTGCACTAGTGACAGCATTATCAGTTGTTTTAATAACAATTTTTATATTTAAAGAAGGCTTTCCTATTTTTTTTAAGGCGGGATTAGGCGAATTTCTATTTGGCACAAAGTGGCTGCCTACAGAAGGATATTTCGGTATTTTCCCTATGATAGTTGGTTCTGTTTATGTGACAATAGGTGCACTATTGTTGGGAGTACCTGTAGGGATTAGCTGTGCAATATTTTTGGCAAAGATAGCAAAGCCCAAGATGGCAAATGCAATAAGGCCTGCAATTGAATTGCTTGCTGGTATACCTTCTGTTATATATGGTTTTTATGGATTGATTGTTATAAGGCCTATCATAGCGAAATATTTCTCAGGCAATGGGTTTAGTATACTGACGGCATCTATAGTATTGGCAATTATGATACTTCCTACAATAATAAATATATCTGAAGTGTCGATAAAGGCTGTACCTATAGAATATGAGAGAGATTCTCTAGCACTGGGTGCATCTAGATGGCAGACTATTAAAAGAGTTATCCTTCCTGCTGCTAGAAACGGTATAATGACATCGATAGTATTGGGTCTTGGTCGTGCAATAGGAGAGACTATGGCGGTCATGATGGTAGCAGGCAATAGACCTATGATGCCGGATAGCTTATTTAATCCGGTCAGGACTTTGACTAGCAATATAGCAATTGATATGAGTTATGCTACAGGGGATCATCAAAGCGCCCTGTTTTCCACCGGAGTAGTGTTGTTTGTATTTATAATGGTGCTAAATGCTATTGTAAACTTTATACCCAGGAAAGTGGGTGAATAG